One window from the genome of Amycolatopsis sp. NBC_01480 encodes:
- a CDS encoding hydrolase — protein sequence MTIWICTGCGLEHPDSVVPPEHCVFDRGAVTDEERGDLGPHGSWTTHEELAGRPYEIRHRDHGRGVHSLRREPVLGIGQWSFLVQTPRGNLLWDPPVFVDDQVAGLVRALGGVAVIASSHPHMFAAQVSWSHAFGRVPVLVNALDEEWVARPDPVLELWTGHAEPLPGVELVHVGGHMRGSAVARTADGTLLVGDTIAGSLDPGWVSFQRNVPRRVPLSAAAVRRIVERLEPYEYDRLYTLGGNTVDRDAKQIVRASATRHIRWVSGEFDHLI from the coding sequence ATGACGATCTGGATCTGTACCGGATGCGGCCTCGAGCACCCGGATTCCGTTGTGCCGCCGGAACATTGTGTCTTCGACCGCGGCGCGGTCACCGACGAGGAGCGGGGTGACCTCGGTCCGCACGGATCGTGGACCACGCACGAGGAGCTGGCAGGCCGGCCGTACGAGATCCGGCACCGCGACCACGGGCGCGGGGTGCACAGCCTGCGTCGCGAGCCCGTGCTGGGGATCGGCCAGTGGTCGTTCCTGGTGCAGACCCCGCGCGGCAACCTGCTGTGGGACCCGCCCGTTTTCGTCGACGACCAGGTGGCCGGCCTGGTGCGTGCGCTGGGCGGGGTGGCGGTGATCGCGTCCAGCCATCCGCACATGTTCGCCGCGCAGGTCAGCTGGAGCCACGCGTTCGGCCGGGTGCCCGTGCTGGTGAACGCGCTGGACGAGGAATGGGTGGCGCGCCCGGATCCGGTGCTGGAGCTGTGGACCGGCCACGCCGAACCGTTGCCCGGGGTCGAACTCGTGCACGTGGGTGGGCACATGCGCGGCAGCGCGGTCGCCCGGACGGCCGACGGCACGTTACTGGTCGGCGACACCATTGCCGGCAGTCTGGACCCGGGCTGGGTTTCGTTCCAGCGCAATGTCCCGCGGCGTGTTCCGCTCTCGGCGGCGGCGGTGCGGCGCATCGTCGAGAGGTTGGAGCCCTACGAGTACGACCGGCTTTACACCCTCGGCGGAAACACCGTCGACCGTGATGCGAAGCAGATTGTGCGTGCTTCGGCGACTCGTCACATTCGCTGGGTCAGTGGTGAGTTCGACCATTTGATCTGA
- a CDS encoding TetR/AcrR family transcriptional regulator gives MPTDPRQRRAALHVQPREDVASPKKRKTPITADRITDAALQVIAAEGYDALTIRRVAAVLETGPSSLYAHIVNKDDLDDLLIGRLYSEIKLPEPDPATWREQLLDVYAQMRDQYLKYPGVSRAALAVVSTHLETLRVGEGLLAILLAGGLEAQTAAWVLDALTLYVNGYALERSLVQQRRQHHDDDWVLSREELVSRLSALPADRFPHTSRHAAELTSGSGHDRFDFTLSLILDHLTRA, from the coding sequence ATGCCCACCGATCCCCGCCAACGCCGCGCGGCCCTGCACGTCCAGCCTCGGGAGGACGTTGCTTCGCCGAAGAAGCGCAAGACACCGATCACGGCCGACCGGATCACCGACGCCGCGCTGCAGGTCATCGCCGCCGAGGGCTACGACGCGCTGACGATCCGCCGGGTCGCGGCCGTGCTCGAGACCGGGCCGTCCTCGCTGTACGCGCACATCGTCAACAAGGACGACCTCGACGATCTGCTCATCGGCCGGCTCTACTCCGAGATCAAGCTGCCCGAGCCCGACCCCGCCACCTGGCGCGAGCAGTTGCTCGACGTTTATGCCCAGATGCGCGACCAGTACCTGAAGTACCCGGGCGTCTCGCGCGCGGCGCTGGCCGTGGTCTCCACTCACCTCGAGACGCTGCGGGTCGGCGAGGGGCTGCTTGCCATCCTGCTCGCCGGGGGTCTCGAAGCTCAGACCGCCGCGTGGGTGCTCGACGCGCTGACCCTGTACGTCAACGGCTATGCCCTGGAACGCTCACTCGTCCAGCAACGACGGCAACACCACGACGACGACTGGGTCCTCAGCCGCGAAGAACTCGTCAGCCGGCTGAGCGCCCTGCCCGCCGACCGCTTCCCGCACACCAGCCGTCACGCGGCCGAACTGACTTCCGGCAGCGGCCACGACCGTTTCGACTTCACCCTCTCGCTGATCCTCGACCATCTGACCCGGGCTTGA
- a CDS encoding DHA2 family efflux MFS transporter permease subunit — MTTELSSLEPPRAAPLPLGRAWLVLVVVVVAELMDLIDTSVANLAGPSIRADLGGGPMTLQWVLSAYTAAFALGLITSGRLGDLLGRRRLFLIGMAGFTAASLACGLAPSAGFLIAARVFQGLFGSVMIPQGMALVKIVFPPQHLRKALMPFGPIMGLATVAGPILAGWLLHLDLFGSQWRSIFLINVPFGLAAGALAWFVLPRHSGEDRRARLDLRGAGLLTAGSALLIVPLIQGRELGWPAWTYVMIAAGLAAFGLFVVSERRSSHPVITPSLFRKRSFLVGLLITGGFYAALSAFVLVVNLLLQSGLGWTPLQTGFALIPWAAGTAVATLVSGAVLAEKLGRANLFLGLAVAVAGLLGLWWSAAHWGEALTVWNLAPALFVTGAGSGLLFIPLFDFILGDANTEEVGTGAGLLNAAQQFAGALGVAALGTVFFARVGAPANPSYFAAAELVFAICAGIYFLVLLLVGLLPKHSQPAGH; from the coding sequence GTGACTACAGAACTAAGTTCGTTGGAGCCGCCCAGAGCCGCTCCCCTCCCCCTCGGCCGGGCCTGGCTGGTCCTGGTGGTCGTGGTCGTCGCCGAGCTGATGGACCTGATCGACACCAGCGTCGCCAACCTCGCCGGCCCCTCGATCCGCGCCGACCTCGGCGGCGGGCCGATGACGCTGCAGTGGGTGCTGTCCGCCTACACCGCGGCCTTCGCCCTCGGCCTGATCACCTCCGGCCGGCTCGGCGACCTGCTCGGCCGGCGCCGGCTGTTCCTGATCGGCATGGCCGGCTTCACCGCCGCGTCGCTGGCCTGCGGCCTCGCGCCCAGCGCCGGTTTCCTGATCGCCGCCCGCGTGTTCCAGGGCCTGTTCGGCTCGGTGATGATCCCGCAGGGCATGGCCCTGGTGAAGATCGTCTTCCCGCCGCAGCACCTGCGCAAAGCCCTGATGCCGTTCGGCCCGATCATGGGCCTGGCCACGGTGGCCGGGCCGATCCTGGCCGGCTGGCTGCTGCACCTGGACCTGTTCGGCAGCCAGTGGCGCTCGATCTTCCTGATCAACGTCCCGTTCGGCCTCGCCGCCGGCGCGCTCGCCTGGTTCGTGCTGCCGCGCCACAGCGGCGAGGACCGCCGAGCCCGTCTCGACCTCCGCGGCGCGGGCCTGCTCACCGCCGGCTCGGCCCTGTTGATCGTGCCGCTCATCCAGGGCCGCGAGCTCGGCTGGCCCGCCTGGACGTACGTGATGATCGCCGCCGGGCTGGCCGCCTTCGGGCTGTTCGTCGTGTCCGAACGCCGCAGCAGCCACCCGGTGATCACCCCGTCGCTGTTCCGCAAGCGCAGTTTCCTCGTCGGCCTGCTGATCACCGGCGGGTTCTACGCCGCGCTCAGCGCGTTTGTCCTGGTCGTCAACCTGCTGTTGCAGTCCGGCCTGGGCTGGACCCCGCTGCAGACCGGTTTCGCGCTGATCCCCTGGGCCGCGGGCACCGCGGTCGCCACCCTGGTGTCCGGCGCGGTGCTCGCTGAGAAGCTCGGCCGCGCCAACCTGTTCCTCGGACTGGCCGTCGCCGTCGCCGGGCTGCTCGGCCTCTGGTGGTCCGCCGCGCACTGGGGCGAAGCCCTGACCGTGTGGAACCTGGCGCCGGCCCTGTTCGTCACCGGCGCCGGTTCCGGACTGCTGTTCATCCCGCTGTTCGACTTCATCCTCGGCGACGCCAACACCGAAGAGGTCGGCACCGGCGCGGGTTTGCTCAACGCCGCCCAGCAGTTCGCCGGCGCCCTCGGTGTCGCCGCGCTCGGCACGGTGTTCTTCGCCCGCGTCGGCGCCCCCGCCAACCCGTCCTACTTCGCCGCCGCCGAGCTGGTGTTCGCCATCTGCGCCGGCATCTACTTCCTCGTCCTGCTGTTGGTCGGACTGCTGCCGAAGCACTCCCAGCCGGCCGGCCACTGA
- a CDS encoding SDR family NAD(P)-dependent oxidoreductase — protein MPTKTALITGASRPVGLGFAVARLLAEQGYHVILTARDVARAEPLAAELRAAGHQATALRLDLTDPASITEAAARLTGHLDVLINNASDVVDFTALSALEADVNAVRSALDIDVLGPWQLVQTLLPLLEAAPAARIVNVSSVSALQIATGLDLRASLRAPAHSFAKHTLNVLTEVLVHALKDTPILVNSVDPGETATHPERGDEDDARPAADSARGIVWAATLPPDGPTGGFFRDGESLL, from the coding sequence GTGCCTACGAAAACCGCCCTGATCACCGGCGCCAGCCGTCCCGTCGGCCTCGGGTTCGCGGTCGCCCGCCTCCTGGCCGAGCAGGGTTACCACGTGATCCTCACCGCCCGCGACGTCGCCCGCGCCGAACCGCTCGCCGCCGAACTCCGCGCCGCCGGCCACCAAGCCACCGCGTTGCGCCTCGACCTCACCGACCCGGCCAGCATCACCGAAGCCGCCGCGCGCCTGACCGGCCATCTCGACGTGCTGATCAACAACGCCAGCGACGTCGTCGACTTCACCGCCCTCTCCGCGCTCGAAGCCGATGTCAACGCCGTCCGCTCGGCTTTGGACATCGACGTGCTCGGGCCCTGGCAGCTGGTCCAGACGTTGCTGCCGCTGCTCGAAGCGGCCCCCGCCGCCCGCATCGTCAACGTTTCCAGCGTCTCCGCGCTGCAGATCGCCACCGGCCTCGACCTGCGCGCCAGCCTGCGCGCGCCGGCCCATTCCTTCGCCAAGCACACGCTGAACGTCCTCACCGAAGTGCTCGTCCACGCGCTGAAGGACACCCCGATCCTGGTCAACTCCGTCGACCCGGGTGAAACCGCCACCCATCCCGAACGCGGCGACGAAGACGACGCCCGCCCCGCCGCCGACAGCGCCCGCGGCATCGTGTGGGCCGCGACGCTGCCGCCCGACGGTCCCACCGGCGGGTTCTTCCGCGACGGCGAATCCCTGCTCTGA
- a CDS encoding GH92 family glycosyl hydrolase, protein MRARKRVFAALALACSLGAMATTGTAAAHDRGPQFAADPTKLVDTSIGNNGDGTTFPGATTPFGMVQLSPDTQLKKYASYDYAQDTVLGFSHTHLSGVGCQTMGNFRFMPTTGAVTSSDPAQYGAKFSHANETREPGYYGVKLDNGIQAELTATQRTGQHRYTFPAGAASENVLIEVGESNGYTYAGDVHVVGNDTVEGWLQGGNFCGETQKERYRVYFSAKFDRTFSAVGTWTDGKLTPNQRDASLGTQRAGAWLTFDPARGGQVGASVGVSYTSVDGARLNRKAEQPKSFDRARAAAHSTWQDELNRMRVAGGATADQRTYYSALYRSLLHPSIGSDVDNRYRGFDDQVHRSDSPYYQMFSLWDTYRSQNQLVALLHPDKAADMAKSILRIYQDGGWVPRWALGGGETNVMSGDPVTPWIVDNYRRGLLDDRTARQLFDALWKNVNEVPADQSIFRGRDGNPTYVRNGWIGYQDRPGYTFGDSRQAGSATLEYSLADCALSTMASGLGYLDKAATLAQRCDNFTKLWDPSISSHGFTGFPRTKAADGTGVGDPDPAQSTGFHEGTPWQYQWLAQQDPQQLFAQMGGAGQAEKRLDTFFDTPLVLTDPAKAAADSWVHGAYDYHNNFAFNPNNEPDLHAPWMYAWTGAPWKTSAVLRAARTLFTDTPYGMPGNDDLGTISSWLVFSMAGVFEAQPGSSTYLISAPMFEKVEIRPSGGRPVSIEAPGASAAKLQYVSGVDTRRGELRQSWLSNEDFLRAGTIHVRLADQPTSWGTNSAPPPLARS, encoded by the coding sequence ATGAGAGCGCGGAAACGCGTCTTCGCCGCCTTGGCGCTCGCCTGCTCCCTGGGCGCCATGGCCACCACGGGCACCGCGGCGGCCCACGACCGCGGCCCGCAGTTCGCCGCCGACCCGACGAAGCTGGTCGACACTTCGATCGGCAACAACGGCGACGGCACCACCTTCCCGGGCGCCACCACGCCGTTCGGCATGGTGCAGCTGAGCCCGGACACCCAGCTGAAGAAGTACGCCTCCTACGACTACGCGCAGGACACCGTGCTCGGCTTCAGCCACACGCACCTGTCCGGCGTCGGCTGCCAGACCATGGGCAACTTCCGCTTCATGCCGACCACCGGCGCCGTCACCTCCTCGGACCCGGCGCAGTACGGCGCGAAGTTCAGCCACGCCAACGAAACCCGCGAGCCGGGCTACTACGGCGTGAAGCTCGACAACGGCATCCAGGCCGAGCTGACCGCCACCCAGCGCACCGGCCAGCACCGTTACACCTTCCCGGCCGGCGCGGCGAGCGAGAACGTGCTGATCGAGGTCGGCGAGAGCAACGGGTACACCTACGCCGGCGACGTCCACGTGGTCGGCAACGACACCGTCGAGGGCTGGCTGCAGGGCGGGAACTTCTGCGGGGAGACGCAAAAGGAGCGGTACCGCGTCTACTTCAGCGCGAAGTTCGACCGGACGTTCTCGGCCGTCGGCACCTGGACCGACGGCAAGCTGACGCCGAACCAGCGTGACGCCTCGCTCGGCACACAGCGCGCGGGTGCCTGGCTCACCTTCGACCCCGCTCGCGGTGGCCAGGTGGGCGCGTCGGTCGGGGTGTCGTACACCTCCGTCGACGGCGCGCGGCTCAACCGCAAGGCGGAGCAGCCGAAGTCGTTCGACCGCGCCCGCGCCGCCGCCCACAGCACCTGGCAGGACGAGCTGAACCGGATGCGCGTCGCCGGCGGGGCCACCGCCGATCAGCGCACGTACTACAGCGCGCTCTACCGCTCGCTGCTGCACCCGTCGATCGGGTCCGATGTGGATAACCGGTACCGCGGCTTCGACGACCAGGTGCACCGCAGCGATTCGCCGTACTACCAGATGTTTTCGCTCTGGGACACCTATCGCTCGCAGAACCAGCTCGTCGCGCTGCTGCACCCGGACAAGGCCGCGGACATGGCGAAATCGATCCTGCGGATCTACCAGGACGGCGGCTGGGTGCCGAGGTGGGCGCTCGGCGGCGGTGAGACGAACGTGATGAGCGGCGACCCCGTCACCCCGTGGATCGTCGACAACTACCGCCGCGGCCTGCTCGACGACCGCACCGCGCGGCAGCTGTTCGACGCGTTGTGGAAGAACGTCAACGAGGTCCCGGCCGATCAGTCGATCTTCCGTGGCCGCGACGGCAATCCGACGTACGTGCGGAACGGCTGGATCGGCTACCAGGACCGGCCCGGCTACACCTTCGGCGACAGCCGTCAGGCGGGCTCGGCGACGCTGGAGTACTCGCTGGCCGACTGCGCACTGTCCACAATGGCGTCCGGGCTCGGCTACCTCGACAAGGCGGCCACGCTCGCCCAGCGTTGTGACAACTTCACGAAACTGTGGGACCCGAGCATCTCCTCGCACGGTTTCACCGGCTTCCCGCGCACGAAGGCGGCGGACGGCACCGGCGTCGGCGATCCCGACCCGGCGCAGTCGACCGGTTTCCACGAAGGCACGCCGTGGCAGTACCAGTGGCTCGCGCAGCAGGACCCGCAGCAGCTGTTCGCGCAGATGGGCGGCGCGGGCCAGGCGGAGAAGCGGCTCGACACCTTCTTCGACACGCCATTGGTGCTGACCGATCCGGCGAAGGCCGCCGCGGACTCCTGGGTCCACGGCGCGTACGACTACCACAACAACTTCGCCTTCAACCCCAACAACGAGCCGGACCTGCACGCGCCCTGGATGTACGCGTGGACTGGCGCTCCGTGGAAGACTTCGGCGGTGCTGCGCGCGGCGCGGACGCTGTTCACCGACACCCCGTACGGCATGCCCGGCAACGACGACCTCGGCACCATCTCGTCGTGGCTGGTGTTCTCGATGGCCGGGGTGTTCGAGGCCCAGCCGGGCTCGAGCACGTACCTGATCAGCGCGCCGATGTTCGAGAAGGTGGAGATCCGGCCATCCGGTGGGCGCCCGGTGAGCATCGAGGCACCCGGGGCCAGCGCGGCCAAGCTCCAGTATGTGTCCGGTGTGGACACTCGCCGGGGCGAGCTGCGCCAGAGCTGGCTGAGCAACGAGGACTTCCTGCGCGCCGGCACGATCCACGTGCGGCTCGCCGACCAGCCGACGAGCTGGGGCACGAACTCCGCCCCACCCCCGCTGGCCCGCTCCTGA
- a CDS encoding amidohydrolase has protein sequence MDDLLLRRVRVGLDGQLADVRANEGRVSAIEEPGSGSGFAARVLDGHGGTLLPGLVDAHVHAVQWAGFRRRIPLGTAHSAADAVELLLQRLLSAPAHPGLPEELVVGAGFRDALWPDEPHKDMLQRALPGRAVALFSADLHTLWLSPAALKLIGREHPTGVLLEGDCMSATAELPAAPAEVQDRWVADALTAAAARGVTGIVDYEYADTVADWTRRVASAAPATRVSCVIARHLLDAAIARGHHTGDVLPDGGGLLSVGPFKLFVDGSLNTRTAYCHDPYPETDSLGLLELPPEQLVPLMRRAAEHGLAPAVHAIGDKANTIALDAFAELGCAGRIEHAQLLSVEDIPRFAALGLVASVQPAHQPDDRDVADRHWHGRTERAYPYRALLDSGARLEIGSDAPVAPLDPWDGIAAAVGRTDDTRPPWHPEQAIPLADALAAASGGRRGVAVGDPADLMVTAADPTGLAPADLRDMPITATFLAGQPTHLA, from the coding sequence ATGGATGATCTACTCCTGCGCCGCGTCCGGGTCGGCCTCGACGGGCAGCTCGCCGACGTCCGCGCGAACGAGGGCCGGGTTTCCGCCATCGAGGAGCCCGGCTCCGGCTCGGGATTCGCCGCGCGGGTGCTCGACGGGCACGGCGGCACGCTGCTGCCCGGCCTCGTCGACGCGCACGTCCACGCCGTGCAGTGGGCCGGCTTCCGGCGCCGGATCCCGCTGGGCACCGCGCATTCCGCGGCCGACGCGGTGGAACTGCTGCTGCAGCGGCTGCTGTCCGCGCCCGCCCATCCCGGGTTGCCGGAGGAACTGGTGGTGGGCGCCGGTTTCCGAGACGCGCTGTGGCCGGACGAGCCGCACAAGGACATGCTGCAGCGCGCGCTGCCGGGGCGGGCCGTCGCGCTGTTCAGCGCCGACCTGCACACGTTGTGGCTCAGCCCGGCCGCGCTCAAGCTGATCGGCCGCGAGCACCCGACCGGCGTGCTGCTGGAAGGCGATTGCATGAGCGCCACGGCCGAGCTGCCGGCCGCGCCGGCCGAGGTGCAGGACCGCTGGGTCGCCGACGCGCTGACCGCGGCCGCTGCGCGCGGCGTCACCGGGATCGTCGACTACGAGTACGCCGACACGGTCGCGGACTGGACCCGCCGCGTCGCATCCGCGGCACCGGCCACGCGCGTCTCCTGCGTGATCGCGCGGCACCTGCTGGACGCCGCGATCGCGCGCGGCCACCACACCGGCGACGTCCTGCCGGACGGCGGGGGACTGCTGAGCGTCGGCCCGTTCAAGCTGTTCGTCGACGGCTCGCTCAACACCCGCACCGCCTACTGTCACGACCCGTACCCGGAGACGGATTCCCTGGGACTGCTGGAACTTCCGCCCGAGCAGCTGGTGCCGCTGATGCGCCGCGCGGCGGAGCACGGACTGGCTCCGGCGGTGCACGCGATCGGCGACAAGGCCAACACGATCGCGCTCGACGCGTTCGCCGAACTCGGCTGTGCGGGCCGGATCGAGCACGCGCAACTGCTGAGCGTCGAGGACATCCCGCGGTTCGCCGCGCTCGGCCTCGTCGCGAGCGTGCAGCCCGCGCACCAGCCGGACGACCGCGACGTCGCCGACCGCCATTGGCACGGCCGCACGGAGCGCGCGTACCCGTACCGCGCGCTGCTGGATTCGGGCGCCCGCCTGGAAATCGGCTCGGACGCGCCCGTCGCGCCGCTCGACCCGTGGGACGGCATCGCCGCCGCGGTCGGCCGCACGGACGACACCCGACCGCCCTGGCATCCCGAGCAGGCGATCCCGCTGGCGGACGCGCTGGCCGCCGCTTCGGGCGGGCGCCGGGGCGTCGCGGTCGGCGATCCGGCGGACCTGATGGTCACCGCCGCCGACCCGACCGGGCTGGCCCCGGCCGACCTGCGCGACATGCCGATCACGGCGACGTTCCTCGCCGGGCAGCCGACCCACCTGGCCTGA
- a CDS encoding S8 family serine peptidase — translation MTEHRSRWRRRAGITLLATALGAAPVAVPAAYAAPGVPQPPPTAGKTLDQADRARVAEAERAGKPDVTLLVAAERGQANAAVNDLKALGGVIQSSDPKLDYVKVSVPVANAEKAAKLKTVSAVDVDGLIQRDDPKPEGATTPIPQPAPGKNTPRVNPYLPTGDTYAAQFGQTFGGWDGKDSTVAVLDSGVDLDTPALAKTSHGERKIVDWYNANATDSGDGTWVKQSAETYTGTFTASGRTWTAPAGGPYTFGLFKETAGDLGGAGSETGGDLNRDGDRTDSWGVLLDTATKQVRVDLNGNGDFTDEKPMTDYAKNFDVGFFGTDNPATDLAERMAFVVQTDKPGYVNIGIAGAEHGSHVAGIATGNDLFGGKMDGAAPGAKVLSVKVCLSTSSCTSSGLLDGVVYAASHGADVINISIGGLPALNDGNNARAELYNRTIAEYNVQIFISAGNSGAGANSVGDPSVATDAISVGSYITRETWLSNYGAKVQAAEALHPFSSRGPREDGGFKPDIIAPGAAIATVPRWEAPGPVAGTYTLPAGYAMLQGTSMASPQATGAAALLVSAYKATHGGQRPPVAALRSAIKSTARFVPGIGAYEQGAGLFNVPAAFAALSLNPKPDAVTTAVEVHTVQANLLKTPGVGVGIHDREGVTVGKAYTRTYTITRTSGSSRPVTYFARWVGNDGTFSSGSLLQLPLNKPVTFAVKVDPKSAGVHSALLYLDNPLTIGIDVQTMNTVFAPAEFAPATGKFEASGTIARNTSASYFVRVPQGASALQVDLGAGGDPGKGQVRFLRYDPTGVPVDSNTSTNCYNPDAGAGCAGGSPTSRTLTNPLPDVWEITVEARRTSDVDSAPYRISASVLGTAVSPNPDDIASAQAGVALPRTYTVKNTLGAFTGHLVGGTFASASVQRPTIAQGASTQTQLTVTPGSTSLTVTIGNTADVGADLDLSVYNCVTGSCVLAGQSADGDSEESVTLANPAAGQWLAVVDGYAVPAGTTAYDYLDAFTNPAFGGITANDPSAAHASGSSWTVPATVTAASAPATGRVLRGALSVVTDAGVTIGGGTVLVRAVS, via the coding sequence ATGACAGAGCACAGATCACGCTGGAGACGCCGGGCCGGGATCACCCTCCTCGCCACCGCGCTCGGCGCCGCCCCGGTCGCAGTGCCCGCCGCGTACGCGGCCCCTGGAGTCCCCCAGCCCCCGCCCACCGCGGGCAAAACGCTCGACCAGGCCGACCGCGCCCGGGTCGCCGAGGCCGAGCGCGCCGGAAAGCCCGACGTCACGCTGCTCGTGGCCGCCGAGCGCGGTCAGGCGAACGCGGCCGTGAACGACCTGAAGGCGCTCGGCGGCGTGATCCAGTCGAGCGATCCGAAGCTCGACTACGTGAAGGTCTCCGTCCCGGTCGCGAACGCCGAGAAGGCCGCGAAGCTCAAGACGGTGAGCGCCGTGGACGTCGACGGCCTGATCCAGCGCGACGACCCGAAGCCCGAAGGCGCGACCACTCCGATCCCGCAACCGGCCCCGGGCAAGAACACCCCGCGCGTCAATCCCTACCTCCCCACCGGCGACACCTACGCCGCCCAGTTCGGCCAGACCTTCGGCGGCTGGGACGGCAAGGACAGCACCGTCGCCGTGCTCGACTCCGGCGTCGACCTCGACACCCCCGCGCTGGCCAAGACCAGCCACGGCGAGCGCAAGATCGTCGACTGGTACAACGCCAACGCCACCGATTCCGGCGACGGCACCTGGGTGAAGCAGTCCGCCGAGACCTACACCGGCACGTTCACCGCGAGCGGCCGCACCTGGACCGCGCCCGCCGGCGGCCCGTACACCTTCGGCCTGTTCAAGGAAACCGCGGGCGATCTGGGCGGCGCCGGCAGCGAAACCGGCGGCGACCTCAACCGCGACGGCGACCGCACCGACTCCTGGGGCGTGCTGCTGGACACCGCCACGAAGCAGGTGCGCGTCGACCTCAACGGCAACGGCGACTTCACCGACGAGAAGCCGATGACCGACTACGCCAAGAACTTCGACGTCGGCTTCTTCGGCACCGACAACCCGGCCACGGACCTCGCGGAGCGGATGGCGTTTGTGGTCCAGACCGACAAGCCGGGGTACGTCAACATCGGCATCGCGGGCGCCGAGCACGGCTCCCACGTGGCCGGCATCGCGACGGGCAACGACCTGTTCGGCGGAAAGATGGACGGCGCCGCGCCGGGCGCGAAGGTGCTCTCGGTGAAGGTCTGCCTGAGCACCTCTTCGTGCACCTCGAGCGGTCTGCTCGACGGTGTCGTGTACGCGGCCAGCCACGGCGCGGACGTCATCAACATCTCCATCGGCGGCCTGCCCGCGCTCAACGACGGCAACAACGCGCGCGCCGAGCTCTACAACCGCACCATCGCCGAGTACAACGTGCAGATCTTCATCTCCGCGGGCAACTCCGGCGCGGGCGCGAACTCCGTCGGCGACCCGTCGGTGGCCACGGACGCGATCAGCGTCGGCTCGTACATCACGCGGGAAACCTGGCTGTCGAACTACGGCGCGAAGGTGCAGGCGGCCGAGGCGCTGCACCCGTTCTCCTCGCGCGGCCCGCGTGAGGACGGTGGTTTCAAGCCGGACATCATCGCGCCGGGCGCGGCGATCGCGACCGTGCCGCGCTGGGAGGCGCCGGGCCCGGTGGCGGGCACGTACACGCTGCCGGCCGGGTACGCGATGCTGCAGGGCACGTCGATGGCGTCACCGCAGGCGACCGGCGCGGCCGCGCTGCTGGTGAGCGCGTACAAGGCAACGCACGGGGGACAGCGGCCGCCGGTCGCGGCACTGCGCTCGGCGATCAAGTCGACGGCGCGCTTCGTGCCGGGCATCGGCGCGTACGAGCAGGGCGCGGGGCTGTTCAACGTCCCCGCCGCGTTCGCCGCGCTTTCGCTCAACCCGAAGCCGGACGCGGTGACCACCGCGGTCGAGGTGCACACGGTGCAGGCGAACCTGCTCAAGACGCCGGGCGTCGGCGTCGGGATCCACGACCGCGAGGGCGTGACCGTCGGGAAGGCGTACACCCGCACGTACACGATCACGCGAACTTCGGGCTCTTCGCGGCCGGTGACGTACTTCGCGCGCTGGGTCGGCAACGACGGCACGTTCTCCTCGGGCTCGCTGCTGCAACTGCCGCTGAACAAGCCGGTGACCTTCGCGGTGAAGGTGGACCCGAAGTCGGCGGGCGTGCATTCCGCGTTGCTGTACCTGGACAATCCGCTGACCATCGGCATCGACGTGCAGACGATGAACACCGTCTTCGCGCCGGCGGAGTTCGCCCCGGCCACCGGCAAGTTCGAGGCCTCGGGGACGATCGCGCGCAACACGTCGGCCAGCTACTTCGTGCGGGTGCCGCAGGGCGCGAGCGCGCTGCAGGTCGACCTCGGCGCGGGCGGCGACCCGGGCAAGGGCCAGGTGCGGTTCCTGCGGTACGACCCGACGGGCGTGCCGGTGGACTCGAACACGTCCACCAACTGCTACAACCCGGACGCGGGCGCGGGCTGCGCCGGCGGCTCGCCGACCAGCCGGACGCTGACCAACCCGCTGCCGGACGTCTGGGAGATCACCGTGGAGGCCCGCCGTACGTCCGATGTGGACAGTGCGCCGTACCGGATTTCCGCTTCGGTGCTGGGCACCGCGGTTTCGCCGAACCCCGACGACATCGCATCGGCCCAGGCCGGCGTGGCGCTGCCGCGGACGTACACGGTGAAGAACACGCTCGGCGCGTTCACGGGTCATCTGGTCGGCGGCACGTTCGCCAGCGCTTCGGTGCAGCGGCCGACCATCGCGCAGGGCGCGTCCACGCAGACGCAGCTGACGGTGACGCCGGGCTCGACGTCCCTGACCGTGACGATCGGCAACACCGCCGACGTCGGGGCGGACCTGGACCTGTCGGTCTACAACTGCGTGACGGGTTCTTGCGTGCTGGCCGGGCAAAGCGCCGACGGTGACTCCGAGGAGTCGGTGACGCTGGCGAATCCGGCGGCGGGCCAGTGGCTGGCGGTGGTCGACGGCTACGCGGTGCCCGCGGGCACCACCGCCTACGACTACCTCGACGCGTTCACCAACCCGGCTTTCGGTGGCATCACGGCGAATGACCCCTCGGCGGCGCACGCCTCGGGC